Within Vicia villosa cultivar HV-30 ecotype Madison, WI linkage group LG1, Vvil1.0, whole genome shotgun sequence, the genomic segment TAATAGTTTCTCTATCAAATAGCCATCAAGAAAGGTTTTTGAGAAAGCACGAATAGGAAAGGGATATATTAGGTATGGATTATGTCAAGATGCAAAAATTGAGAATAAGCTACTGATTAACTTAACTCGAAAAGCAAGAGTTGCCACTGAActttattgtttctaaaggaaggaaaatatcgataaaatccaatgcaaaaataaagcaaaagaGAGATCTGGATACatgggttggttatgcaaggggaatgtattagcattctctcacatctatggtactccataggaacctcttgAAAATCTGTATTATGATAAAACCGGATTGTTTGCAAAAAGATTAAGGTGATGAGGAAaggaatatattattatttttatactcGCCAAGACTTTAAGAGTCTTGTGCCTATGTATTCTCCATGTACAATGAAGAAATTAGAGCCTCGTAGTTCATGGTAAAAATAATCACGaaagtttgttgattgattttaaattgaaaagACATTTCGTCGTATTCGGGTGGAAAACACAACTTACTACCCACAAGTATAAAAAAGTGAGCATTTGCATCATCTTGATATGAAGAACTTTTACTTAGACTTTCTCACAAGCACATCTCAACATTCAAGTGGAAAATGTCAATCACTTCACTACACCTTATAGAAGTATAGAGGattgcatcactacaagaatatACTAATGTCCTTCCTTTGAGaaaatgtatttaaaaaaaatgcacaAAAGCATAAAAAGAAGTTTGTTGAGGTTTGTCTTTTTTAGATATTTTTGAAAAGAGCTTGAATATGCTTAAATGTCTTagcatttattaagaaaaatattttcgggatcacttgacaaagtcaaggtttattgAGAAAAGGTTTGAAGCTTAATAAAAAGTTATGAAAATAGGGAGAAGTTTAAAAATTGAAGAAGTGgatacactacaaaaaaaaaagctAATTAGTGACGTGAAATTCACgccaaaaacagaaaaaacacATCACAAAGCATAATTTACGACGTGAAAATTCACGCCGCGGGAGGTAAGGTGGCAGCTAAGTAATGACGTGATTTCCACTTCACTAATTAGTGAAGGgaaaatcacgtcgctaaatCTGGACCATTATTTTATGCAACTTGAGTCAGAGCATGCGTTGCAGGATTTTGGCAGAAAGAGAATCTTaatttgcgacgtgattttcatgtcactaatcagtgacatgaaaatcatgtcactaattttttttttaaaattaaatcaaattaaaagcAGATCTTGAGTTGCGTATTcaaaagttgcgacgtgatttccatgtcactatttagtgacatgtaaatcacgtcactattttttttttaaaatttaaaacaattatatatatatatatatatattaaattaataaactaaatatattaaaattagtaaattaaattaataaactaaatatattaaattttataaattaaattaataagctaaatattctaaaatatataaattaataaactaaaattataaaccAAATATTACTAAAtagaattataaattaattaatattttacacaaattcaaaatcaaaagtaacaacaaaataaaaattaaattaaatcaacaatcaGTCTGGGTCGGGAAACTCATCATCATTTTTGTCCTCCTGATCAGTCGGCGCATGACCACCTACATTTCGGTTTCCACCAAACGATTGCATAAATTGTCGCATTTGGGCCTCCATATCCGCTTGTCTCTTCGCCATGACCTCCATTTGCCGCTGATGCTCACTCTGCATTGCCTCCATTTGGGCCTTCAAAGCCGCTTAACGTTCTGCCGCATCGCGTCTCGCCTCATTTACCGCCAATTGTCTTACGGTTTCTTGTTGTTCCGGTGTCAAAGTTACGAGACGTGAACCTCCTTCCCCGTCAATAATtctttgatatagagttctatcatctggtctcaaggtgcctgccaaatttccaccaccaaaaaaatacccgttaggccccttgcctccaatgactttactccaaagataaaaatccacatccggatgaagcggctctcccggTCTTGGAGTATATTGAGGATTAATATTCAAAAATCGTACAAGCAATGTCTGATAATCATCCTACGCAtacaaaaacaaatttaaatataatttaaataaaattaatttgacttaattaatatatgaaaaatagcCATGTGATTTTCACGCCgcaaatttagttgccacatgattttcacgccacaacttctcacatgccacatgaaaatcacgACACAAAAGTTgccaacaaattaaaaaaatttgaacaaCGTAAATTAAATAACTTACCATAGCTTTTTGTGTACGCTCGTCAACAAAACCTCTTGTTTTCTTTGTCCAAGTCCTTGCAATCAACTCGGTCATCAGAGGTtgtctattcaattccttagcctaaataatacaattaactataattaataatatctattattaaatgaaattataactttaaaaaatggtaataattattaccaggCGTCGAAGATGCTCAgcagtgcttatacttccaacagcATTAAGGCACCCCCCTTTTTCAGATGCTCTCATCTTTTTTGCATTTTCAGATTTATCCAGAAACTTATCACTCTCCCAGTATTTAAGAAGTTGCTCAAATACTTCTTCTCCTATCCAAATGGGACGGATTCCATGAAGTTCCTAACGCTTTCTAACACGTCGTAGCATGTCAGAAAGTCGTCTTGAAGTTCTGTCATAAAAGTTAGATAACTCTAATGAAAAAgtcatttaaataacataaattaaacaataaattaagtataTCTGAAATTGCTTAAACCAATGTTCTCTATCATCTcccttaacatctttaaaagtctTTAGAAATGTTTTATAATTCTGCTGAATTACATAACTTATAACTTTgacagcagtccgactcggcgagaatctaaacaacattaattgaattagcattaattataaagttattaaaaatgaaaacgtATATTAAATACAAAttgataaataagaaacttacgaGCTTCCTTCGGGCTTAATGAAAAATTTCCCATCAATGATATGAATCTGTCTCGGATCATTATTCCCTCGAAGATCGCTCTCATCCAACTCATCATCCCCaacctcatcctcatcctccacCTGATCATCATCCTGTGTGGGCGGTGTAAAACTAGATCCTccggttgttgcaccccaaaatttgccctctttccctgtgctataagttatcaaagacgtttatttcgtctctcaaaaatccaaagaaataataaagagtttttatTGTTCGAGGTCATTAAGTCAAGAGGCTTGTAGTGTGAATTGCAAAGGAATGAGTCATGGTACAAGGTTATGAGCTTAAGGATAACATTGTGTTCAAGACGCCGCTTGGTTTGAATTAAGGGATTGAGACTGAATTAAGGtcacaatgatttgaggatgaatttgatgatCTAATTGCCTttattattcaaattttgttcAAGGTATTTTGTTCATTAAGAATCTAATTCAAGCTAAGGTACAGGATGCAAGAAATAAGGTCGTGAATTACTTGTGATCAAAGCTCTATCATTTCTCTCATTGATTTGTTGATTGCGATGCAAGGAGAATTGTGTTGAAGATTGAATTCAGGTTTTTATGCGAATTGAAATGGGAATACAAAGTCCTGTAAGGCTTTTCGTTGATTTCATTCATCAAGTCATTATTCATCACTATCCATTACAAAGTCAAATATTCCATTGCAAATTACAATCAAACACAATTTCAAAAGTCCAATTAACATTACATCATGAGAAAATATACATCAttattcatccaaaaaattcaagttCTCATTCAAATGTCCATTAGAAAACAATCAAACTACAAAAGAAGTACACAAAAAATATTCTTAGTCTATAGAAGTTCCATGCCATAGCTTGAGCTTCATCAACGACTCTACATAAAAAATCCTGCATACTTCAAAAACGAACCAAAATTACAGCAAGAAGGAAAGATTGAACCGCATCAGTGAACCACAACTAAATCGACCCTACACTTCTCCAACAAACCGTAGCTGCAACAAATTCAAACAAATCCCTGCATAACCATAAAAAACCGGTTCACCCATTGGTTCAAGAAAAAGACGGTTCAAAGAGGAAAGAATTGGTATCAGAAAAGGGGAGAAAAAAATCAGTAACGAAAGGTAACAAACTCAGAGAAAAATTCATAACATAATGGGGACTCACCAAAGAAAACTTGTAACAAACTTTCTGAAGCTTTGAATCTTCTTTCTCCAGAAACCTTCAACCTCTTCACGATTCCACCAGATAATCATCTTCTCCCTCACTCTCTCTAAGTCTCTGAACCGAATTCACTCTTCAATCTTCATAGGATTCTTCACACAATCACGTAACATACAAATCCTTAACttctcttcatcatcttcatcatctcttCTTCAATCCTCAGAAAATCACCAAACTCTGTGCTTCATCATTCGTTCTTGAACCTGCAGAAGAATCACAATCTCCATACACAAAAATATCACGTGAACTCTTCACAGCGGCAATCGCTCGACGTCATCATTGCTCCACAAGATCTTCGTCTTTCTCCATATCTTCAACGCACTGCAAATAACAATCGGTAATCATTCAACGCTTATCATCACCTGCAATAACGTTCCAGAACACGCACGAAGATTCAATTCAGAGTAAAGAAGAAGAGAGCGCGTCTGAATTTTCATCAACGAAGCAACAACAACGTATCAACGGTGTTGAACCTATCGGAATcgtgaagaagaaaaagagaggtcAAGGGAGGCACGCACCTGGAGATCTTTGCATTTCTGTTATTAACATCTTGAAGAGTCACTGGAGACTCCTTCGGTCGGAGCTGTGAGACAATAAGATTGAATCGAAGAGAGTTGATGAGACGGGAGAAACGTGGTTGATTCCGtctgtaatatggtgaactgactttatcaaaatgtgtggatagcaagagtcgccactgacttttattttatccaaatatcagaaaggctaaaagaacaggaaaaaccttttaaataaaaactgagttcgggggtaattatgcaaagggaaggtgtaaagcaccctttgcatccatggttatccatgggctcttaattgctttgctctttagttttgaagccaaaagtttcagaaatgtagaagaagagaatacggactttagctcgtaaatgagcgtagccatattgaaggtttatgaaaaagtgtaagaaaaagattttagccagagcaaggcaattaggagcaattaccttaataatgtagaaaaacaagtcttttagcctttcagggtgaaagggtatatccatgccataagagggcaggaagcctttcatttggaggttgaagggtcgtcgcaatatcgttcgccataagactgtcccatgccatagagaggcaggtagtctaagggaaggatcagaatagcctttcgtttaggcaaccagaggatacctcagcctttcgtaggcaacttccgagggaagagatcatattagtgtatcgaaggcatcatcattagggacttatgatctttgcattaatcgaggcaacatggctgagatatcctcgtattcgagggacatggctattctgcaaaaaaaaacacaaggcaacaggcaacaggcagtaaaagaggttaccaaaaaagtgtgtgtgggtgcaacaatcatgtgattcaattcgaaatatattatcttgtaattaaatggctctaattcagttcaaggttgcactccataaattactaaccatggcagaaaatataaaacagtcttaagtgcctttaaggccaaacaatacaaaccaggaacAGATACATgagaatatggggaagggaaaaagaaaccagcgggtttgacataagtaataattaagcagaaaaataaaagagattagagttttagggttaccgactatttgagctttggcggttggcaaaccctgaaaatgtgggaaaaatagaaaccaaaaaggggtgagtgcattattaaTTCAATGGCAGGtacggttaaccctaatcaaaataaaaaggataaaagaaaaaaaaagaaaataaatatagaaacttagctttgattgataaggttgatagtcggaggttgcctcgagcattgactctgaacatctgagaattaacaggAAAATAATAGGAAGTGAGTGTATGGACAATTCTTTTAAATTAGCAaggcaaaataaataattaaaaagaataaaaggcaaaaataatattgtattaaataaaaaaagaaaaggaaaaataaataataacgagagttgaatcgggacttagctttgtgaaaggcgtggcgcgtaatcggaaaGCATCTgaaaacaaccctgaaaaggacacacaaaaatatttttttagtgtagggcaatATTCTCGctaaccctgattcgggcgtaagttaactctagttaatagaataaataacattgatttaattaattattggtttttcaacctaattaattaaatcagtgaAAAGACAGGCTTCGATTAAATatctaaacctaaaaaattatctacctaattaaataaataacttaaacaaattaaatcaaatttaaaacaattaaaataaaattatttaataataatcaaatatattatgtttttttatgagaaaaaaagaaattttaaaggAGTTTTATTccttaaaaagattttttttaaaaggatttacaaaataaacaaaaaaaacaagttatataatcaaatgaataaataaaacatgaaataaaataaaaaaaattagaaaaatgtgCTTAGCTGATCCCGTGTGGTGCATTTGAGAAGTCCATGGTAGACTTGCAGTTGATGAGCGTTGGATTTGCATCTCAGGTGATCGGACGGTTTTGATATGCAGGCGTATGGTGTTCCTTCAGAGACTAGGGACGCTGGATCCGAAACAAAACATTATGAAAAAACATAGCACgacgctgggatcgaacccaggtcgtcTCAGTTCCAAACAAACGTGCCATGCCAATTCAGCCAAACATGTTCGTTGTTAATTATatgaatcaattaaataatatataaaaaatacataGCAAAATTCAAACCAGAAATAATGGCGCCAGATacccttcgtcttcaaccttggtGTTCTCTTAAAACACAAACTTTAGGCCACGGTTTTTTAACATGGCTGTATGTCACAAAGCTCTGATCCTGCAaattaaaatcaacaaacacaataCAACAACCCAGATCGAACCTATGCATCCCCACGAATTCAATGGGACCTCTAATTTGGTCTGAAATCGGGTATAACCAGGTTTCCCCAAAATCACTAACCTAAACCCTAGTCATGGCCGAACGTGATCCCGTGAGTTCTACAGCGTGATTCTGAACGCGTTGATGATAGGTGATGGTCTGAAACGCTTCAGGGAGTGCCAATGGTCGAGTTGCAATCTTCAGAATGCTTTTAATCTACCCCAATCTCCAGAACCGAGCTTCAAATTTCTTTGAGTTTCTTGAGTTTTTCTTTGATTCTTTTGCTGCAAATCCTTGTCAAAAAATTCCCACCATGCTTTTGATCAATAACATATATATAATGGATCATATTAGGGCACTAAAAATATGGGTGAATCTCTATTGAATCAAGACTTGAATTTGAttgagattttatttttattcttcccAAATTTGGCCAAAATTATTCTTTTCTATCACCAATCTTGTACTCCACGAAATTGACTTTAAATATGTAGTATTTGGATGATAGAAATTGTTTAAGAATTAAATCCTAATCAAATATCTTCATGCCTTCTTCATCATTTGActtaaatcatatttttaatgaataaaaattcaataaaaaataaaataaaaatcaaatgatCGTGGATTTGGACAtggagcttctagatgacttgtatagcaagattgggtcataaaatatcgggcctctttgcaaagaaatcaattttgaagccttttccttcacatttttccttttGAAATTGCTCGACTTTGacgaggcatatctccctcaatttttaagatatggaagagttctaggactttttagaaacctcaagatgtcccctacaagccactttggaagcttattttcatttgaagattttatcttgatgatattggctttgacaaaaaactgctttcggttgactttcaaaaaggacctataatcttttgatccatatctctcaaatgaagcatttttggacttggcttgtgagagacaaaattgtagagaattcaatttccttcaagataggctttggttgggaaatttctgatgttccatgtaggagttatggctggtcaaagtttagttgactttctcctatgaaaaccctaatttagaaacttttggaattgttgatttctgatctttccttgatgaaccatgatcaattcttgatcaaatggtgaatgatacttcaaaatgaggatgttgacaaaaaatcgggagttttgactgtactttgaccacaattgacttttaagtcaactaAGTCGACTGTTGAAtttttgaacaattgagtgatcaatcttttgaattgagatctgaaacttgtcatggaggtaatgtggggtatcatagaccatgtgggatgccttggagcttttgatccattaaCTTCTTcgcagaacaacaaaaccctaattctttgaactttgtttaggagagggtgtctttgaacattgtaccttgatttgaatttgaacaagggaaatagcatgggcaaattttagggtatgacaccgtCATTGTTGTTTACGGCGGAGAGCGGAGGGTCGAAGGAAATGTAGTGAAAAGATGAGTGAGACATGGTTGTGGTGGTGGCCGGAGCACTGTTGCGATGAAGCTCGTCAAAGGATGATTGGTGAAGATGGCTTGCTGTAACCGGCGTCGTCGTCGTCGTGGCCGGAGCACTGTCCCCATTTAATTTCCTCTTTGTATCAGCATgagctttggtgtgattaattgGACTTAATTAGTGTTAATGATTATGATTAATGAAAAACCTGTGTATTAATCAGTATTACATAGAACTGGATCATCCTGGATCATCATCAGCTTTGGGCCTCACGATTTTATTGCTATTTCACACCCCGAGGGAGGCCCATGCGCCACTCCTTTTTCTGAATTGCAAACAATACTCTTTGGGCCATCACAGAAAATGCTATCCATACCTCCATGAGCCCAATGCACATCTGTTTTGACACAAAAATCTGAACAAAAAACTGTTGGGCTTAATCCCTTGGGCCCTTGCGCCAGTTTGCTGTATACACCATTGTTTTACACAATGAACCCCTCTGTGTTCATAGTTTTCTATCTTAGATTTGGTTTTTTTTATCTAGTTTGTTCTCCATCATTTTTAgtgtaacaaaaacataaaatcatAATAAACTTTGTTAGACTTAGGATTTTAATCTTGATattgttttgttagattttagaaTTTAATCGAATAGTTTGTTTCGGTAGCTTTTGGTTGAATAAAATAGCATAAAAACAATTCACTTTGTTAGACTTTTGCTTgataataaatgaataaaaacaagtACTATATTTTCCTTATTAGAATTTAATTGTCTTGTTATATAGTTTAGTCTTTATCGTTTTTACCCGATTTTACCGTTTCGGTGTACCTTTTGACTTGTAAATACTTGCTTTGGTTTCCATAATACTTGTGTACATATTTGACTAACATTTGAGTGCTATTTTTGGTTGTTATCTTACTTTCACTCGATTTATGTTTAAAAAGTGTGTTAATGTCAAATTTCTCATTTCGTTATCTTTTTTCGGTGTAAAGCACCGACgtaattccgattgcggtgttttttatctctaacttgtgtgctagtgtgcgaggCATTTGGATAGTCACTGATCGACGCTTGttacttgagtgttccgctttacctGCGGGACACAATCTCATTCACTTGTATCTtgttctcatcctggagacatgcctttattgctttatatctgcttgtttggtttgcttgttccttttgcaggtgtattgtgattatgctcgacgcgcatgtcgacctttgtgtgatttcatggctaatcggtgtgctgactatctgcttttgctttgctagctcgctcgcgggatcctagtttccttgctctctttgctttagtttacggatcatcatccgtttggtattgatccctttttcattttatttttctctcactttatcgctttctcgcatcatcctttaacatgagaagtaggacttagacatgcatct encodes:
- the LOC131651811 gene encoding uncharacterized protein LOC131651811 produces the protein MRASEKGGCLNAVGSISTAEHLRRLAKELNRQPLMTELIARTWTKKTRGFVDERTQKAMDDYQTLLVRFLNINPQYTPRPGEPLHPDVDFYLWSKVIGGKGPNGYFFGGGNLAGTLRPDDRTLYQRIIDGEGGSRLVTLTPEQQETVRQLAVNEARRDAAER